The Phragmitibacter flavus genome contains a region encoding:
- the rpsR gene encoding 30S ribosomal protein S18 — MQPKTRERLANFRRANRKLPRRRMDIPMDKLNFKHPEILSKFTTETGKILPRRVTGVSAFIHRTITREIKRARSLNLLP; from the coding sequence ATGCAACCCAAGACCCGCGAACGCCTCGCCAACTTCCGCCGCGCCAACCGTAAGCTTCCCCGCCGCCGGATGGACATCCCGATGGACAAGCTTAATTTTAAGCATCCAGAGATCCTTTCCAAATTCACCACGGAGACGGGCAAAATCCTTCCTCGTCGCGTGACCGGTGTTTCGGCGTTCATTCACCGCACCATCACCCGCGAGATCAAGCGCGCCCGTTCTTTGAATCTTCTTCCCTGA
- the folE2 gene encoding GTP cyclohydrolase FolE2, with product MQDTQNQPDTRGLSIDKVGVKNLRFPLRIKDRDHSEQSTVAVVSLAVDLPHHFKGTHMSRFVEVLHAHGNVLTVADIASMPKELLQRLHAEKAHVEFRFPYFRNKKAPVTGAEGLLDYGVMFEVTAGLDAVDFVVTVEVPVTTLCPCSKAISARGAHNQRGMVTLAVRFSKPVWIEDLLEMVEASASSELYSVLKRPDEKAVTEAAYDNPVFVEDLVRNVAARMKAHPDITWFRVEAENYESIHNHNAWAVIEGK from the coding sequence ATGCAAGACACTCAGAACCAGCCGGACACCCGTGGATTGTCCATCGACAAGGTGGGGGTCAAGAACCTGCGTTTCCCCCTGCGCATCAAAGATCGCGATCACAGCGAGCAAAGCACGGTTGCCGTGGTGTCGCTTGCCGTTGACCTTCCGCATCATTTCAAAGGCACCCACATGAGCCGATTCGTCGAGGTGTTGCATGCCCACGGCAATGTGCTGACCGTGGCGGATATTGCCAGCATGCCCAAGGAACTGTTGCAGCGTCTGCATGCCGAGAAAGCTCATGTGGAGTTTCGGTTTCCGTATTTTCGCAACAAGAAAGCCCCGGTGACCGGGGCGGAAGGATTGCTTGATTATGGGGTGATGTTTGAAGTGACCGCCGGTCTTGACGCGGTGGATTTCGTAGTAACGGTAGAAGTTCCGGTCACCACCTTGTGTCCGTGTTCGAAAGCGATTTCTGCTCGTGGAGCGCACAATCAAAGGGGAATGGTGACCCTGGCGGTGAGGTTTTCCAAGCCCGTGTGGATCGAGGATCTCTTGGAGATGGTGGAAGCCAGCGCGAGCAGCGAGCTTTACAGTGTCTTGAAGCGTCCCGATGAAAAAGCCGTGACCGAAGCCGCTTATGACAACCCGGTTTTTGTGGAGGATCTCGTTCGCAATGTGGCCGCCAGAATGAAAGCTCATCCCGACATTACCTGGTTCCGCGTCGAGGCGGAGAACTACGAGTCCATCCACAATCACAACGCCTGGGCAGTGATTGAAGGTAAATGA